A window of Cryptomeria japonica chromosome 3, Sugi_1.0, whole genome shotgun sequence contains these coding sequences:
- the LOC131068887 gene encoding probable pectate lyase 5 — MAASQALQLLLLLVALFLFKSVMAKSVRTFVNMTQAENGVKYHVEKPELVVQMVERSLNSSRRKLSYLSCGTGNPIDDCWRCDPNWVNNRKRLADCAIGFGKNAIGGKNGRFYIVTDPNDDDPVNPRPGTLRHAVIQTEPLWIIFQRDMVIQLKEELIMNSYKTIDGRGANVHIANGACITIQYVNNIIIHGIHIHDCKPAGNTNVRSSPTHYGYRTRSDGDGISIFGGSAIWVDHCSLSSCTDGLIDAIRGSTAITISNSFFTHHDKVMLLGHSDAYTQDVKMQVTIAFNHFGEGLVQRMPRCRHGYFHVVNNDYTHWEMYAIGGSANPTINSQGNRFLAPDNRFHKEVTKREDSTNGNWRSVGDLMLNGAFFRASGAGASSNYAKASSMAARPSSIVGSMTATSGVLTCRKGSRC, encoded by the exons ATGGCCGCCAGTCAAGCCTTACAGCTATTGCTTCTTTTAGTTGCCCTCTTTTTGTTCAAGTCAGTAATGGCGAAATCAGTTAGAACTTTTGTAAATATGACGCAGGCTGAAAATGGTGTTAAATATCATGTTGAGAAGCCAGAGCTTGTAGTTCAAATGGTAGAAAG GAGTTTAAATAGTTCGAGAAGAAAGCTGAGCTATTTGTCGTGCGGAACGGGGAACCCCATAGACGACTGTTGGCGTTGTGATCCCAACTGGGTTAATAACAGAAAGAGACTGGCCGACTGTGCCATCGGATTTGGCAAAAACGCCATTGGAGGGAAGAATGGAAGATTTTATATAGTTACAGATCCAAATGACGATGACCCCGTCAATCCTCGACCCGGCACTCTGCGCCACGCTGTTATTCAAACCGAGCCTCTCTGGATTATTTTCCAAAGAGATATGGTTATTCAGCTCAAGGAGGAGCTTATCATGAACAGTTACAAGACTATTGACGGCAGAGGGGCCAACGTTCATATAGCAAATGGAGCTTGCATTACAATACAGTATGTGAACAATATCATCATTCATGGAATTCATATCCACGACTGTAAACCTGCGGGGAATACAAATGTTAGGAGCTCACCTACCCATTATGGGTATAGAACCAGGAGTGATGGAGATGGGATTTCCATCTTTGGAGGAAGTGCAATCTGGGTAGATCACTGTTCCTTGTCCAGCTGCACAGATGGACTGATCGACGCAATCAGAGGGTCCACTGCTATCACCATTTCAAACAGCTTCTTCACTCACCATGACAAG GTGATGCTCCTGGGACACAGCGACGCCTATACCCAAGACGTCAAAATGCAAGTAACCATTGCATTCAACCactttggagaagggcttgttcagCGTATGCCCAG ATGCCGACATGGATACTTCCATGTGGTGAACAATGATTACACCCACTGGGAAATGTACGCCATCGGTGGGAGTGCAAACCCCACCATTAACAGCCAGGGAAACAGATTCCTTGCCCCTGACAATCGATTCCACAAGGAG GTGACAAAGCGCGAAGATTCAACAAATGGCAATTGGAGATCAGTTGGAGATCTGATGTTGAATGGGGCATTCTTCAGGGCATCAGGGGCTGGAGCATCATCAAACTATGCGAAAGCTTCGAGTATGGCGGCAAGGCCTTCGTCTATTGTGGGCTCTATGACTGCAACTTCAGGTGTTCTCACCTGCAGAAAAGGCTCGCGCTGTTAG